One segment of Oceaniferula flava DNA contains the following:
- a CDS encoding sialate O-acetylesterase, with protein sequence METWVDVDPQPTSPLVGNMTAPAKFYRVKSLDRVPIIAFTGQSNTLHTPRNSAPYSTTDLPYYFSFAQGNADTSAGASELFTSVTNAITSGKPIGSCWEFANALHASDYRAGALRRFAFVQTGLGGRASWEWKSGQKRNVEFQNALDALITQIETHPYTTGELKAVVVNQGERDTDTSGTWDVSWTSFITSIRNKYGNQVQLYIQTLNNLHLMPRQTTPDAGWDAVYQKQLSLATDSGSTAALADTYVYDSNALGGPENTAMYCRDNNVHYSNAGMMMLGEGTFEIFKDVNNF encoded by the coding sequence ATGGAAACTTGGGTGGATGTCGATCCTCAGCCGACGAGCCCCCTAGTGGGTAACATGACGGCACCGGCCAAATTTTACCGAGTTAAATCATTAGACCGAGTGCCCATCATTGCATTCACCGGCCAAAGCAACACCTTGCACACACCGCGTAATTCGGCTCCTTATTCCACTACCGACCTTCCTTATTATTTCAGCTTTGCCCAAGGAAATGCAGATACCTCTGCAGGCGCATCTGAGCTGTTTACTAGCGTCACCAACGCCATTACCTCCGGTAAACCAATAGGCAGCTGCTGGGAGTTTGCCAATGCTCTGCATGCCAGCGATTACCGTGCTGGTGCTCTACGGCGTTTTGCCTTCGTTCAGACAGGATTGGGAGGAAGGGCTTCTTGGGAATGGAAGAGTGGTCAAAAACGGAATGTCGAATTTCAAAATGCCCTCGATGCTCTGATCACCCAGATTGAGACCCATCCTTATACCACGGGCGAATTAAAAGCAGTGGTCGTTAACCAAGGGGAAAGAGATACCGATACCAGTGGAACTTGGGATGTCAGCTGGACGAGCTTCATCACATCCATAAGGAATAAGTATGGGAACCAGGTTCAGTTATACATCCAAACCCTGAACAACTTGCACCTCATGCCTCGCCAAACCACGCCTGATGCTGGCTGGGATGCCGTTTATCAAAAACAACTTTCATTAGCCACTGACTCAGGTAGCACGGCTGCACTAGCGGATACTTATGTGTATGATTCCAATGCGTTGGGCGGACCAGAAAATACCGCCATGTATTGCAGGGATAACAATGTGCATTATTCAAATGCTGGCATGATGATGCTTGGTGAGGGAACCTTTGAGATATTTAAGGATGTAAATAATTTTTGA
- a CDS encoding glycosyltransferase family 4 protein translates to MPEPQAELLLVGLTPPPFHGQSIATGLLFDHDWSPLRVARLPIRYSNKIDEIGKPSLKKVLHMFTLVWKCWKLRRQTGARVMYYTPTSASLVPFVRDVVFLILCRPFFDRVLLHYHAGGLPDFLRANPLRHFLGKLMYGRGAWSIALTPHVEAPGISFGAAKELVVPNGVDVPAEVVAHQRDGTKTTTFLFVGNLYRDKGIFDAIYALNESHSQKHPVSLKVMGAFPDAETEQELRSLAAEMDYPVEFLGICKGDEKWAAFLTADVFFFPSYYASENQPLVTLEAMAAGLPVLATHWRGIPGQVEHGVTGLLVEPQNRQEISQAAVQLASDPDLRQRLGSNGRDRYLKEFTTEAHLQKMGEVFAAALAES, encoded by the coding sequence ATGCCTGAACCTCAAGCAGAGCTACTCCTGGTGGGGCTCACGCCACCGCCATTTCATGGGCAGTCCATCGCCACCGGCCTGCTTTTCGATCATGATTGGTCGCCGCTGCGGGTGGCACGATTGCCGATCCGCTACAGCAACAAAATCGATGAGATTGGCAAGCCGAGTCTGAAGAAGGTGCTGCATATGTTTACGCTAGTGTGGAAATGTTGGAAGCTAAGGCGGCAGACGGGAGCCAGAGTGATGTATTACACCCCCACCAGTGCCTCGCTGGTGCCCTTTGTTCGCGATGTCGTGTTTTTAATCCTTTGTCGCCCGTTTTTTGATCGCGTGCTTCTGCACTACCACGCCGGAGGACTTCCAGATTTCCTGAGAGCGAACCCACTGAGGCATTTCCTTGGGAAGCTGATGTATGGACGTGGTGCCTGGAGCATTGCTCTGACACCTCATGTGGAAGCTCCGGGGATTTCATTTGGGGCGGCCAAGGAGCTGGTGGTGCCGAATGGCGTGGATGTTCCGGCTGAAGTAGTCGCCCACCAAAGAGATGGGACGAAAACGACCACCTTCTTGTTTGTTGGCAATCTGTATCGAGACAAAGGTATTTTCGATGCCATCTACGCTCTGAATGAGAGCCATTCGCAGAAGCACCCTGTGAGTCTCAAGGTGATGGGAGCTTTCCCTGATGCCGAGACCGAGCAGGAGCTCCGTTCGCTGGCTGCAGAGATGGATTATCCGGTTGAGTTTCTTGGAATCTGCAAGGGCGATGAGAAATGGGCGGCGTTCTTGACGGCGGATGTTTTTTTCTTCCCAAGCTACTACGCCTCGGAAAACCAACCCTTGGTGACCTTGGAAGCCATGGCTGCAGGTTTACCCGTTCTCGCTACGCACTGGCGTGGTATTCCCGGACAAGTCGAGCATGGTGTCACCGGATTACTGGTAGAGCCGCAGAACCGTCAGGAAATCAGCCAAGCCGCCGTGCAGCTAGCCTCTGATCCTGATCTACGACAACGTCTGGGCAGCAATGGACGAGATCGCTACCTGAAAGAGTTCACCACAGAGGCTCATTTACAGAAAATGGGCGAGGTGTTTGCCGCAGCATTAGCAGAATCTTAA
- the glf gene encoding UDP-galactopyranose mutase, protein MESSAQQEVDALIVGAGFAGLVTAERLSNELGWTCAVVEQRDHIGGNAYDYYDDAGVLVHKYGPHYFRSNSEKIVEYLSQFTDWHPVEYRVKSYTEGRYWNFPINLNTFEQLIGRASDAEEFRQWMEDTREKIDDPKNSEEVITSQVGKDLYEKFFKGYTIKQWKKHPRDLDPSVCGRIPIRTNRDDRYLRESFQALPADGYTALFENMLAATPGLELRLGTSLDQAKELFRWKHLVYTGPIDAYFDHCHGPLPYRSLKFQHQSFNAEQLRDREAIAGKPGHWQPEMQVNYPSTEVDFTRIVEIKHATGQDTSNSTIVKEFPADFEETGEPYYPVPTDDSKALYQQYKTLAEAETNTSFIGRLGTYKYYNMDQVVGMALKEAEKICKTYA, encoded by the coding sequence ATGGAGTCTTCAGCACAACAAGAAGTCGACGCTTTAATCGTCGGTGCCGGATTTGCCGGCTTAGTCACGGCGGAACGATTGAGTAATGAGCTCGGTTGGACCTGCGCAGTGGTCGAGCAGCGCGATCACATCGGTGGCAATGCCTACGACTACTACGATGATGCCGGTGTCCTGGTGCACAAATACGGACCGCATTATTTCCGCTCGAACTCGGAAAAAATCGTCGAGTATCTCAGTCAATTCACCGATTGGCATCCGGTGGAGTATCGGGTGAAAAGCTACACCGAAGGGCGCTACTGGAATTTTCCCATCAACCTGAACACCTTTGAGCAGCTCATCGGCAGAGCGTCGGACGCCGAGGAGTTTCGTCAGTGGATGGAGGACACCCGGGAGAAAATCGATGATCCGAAGAACTCCGAAGAGGTCATCACCTCCCAGGTCGGCAAGGACCTCTACGAGAAGTTTTTCAAAGGCTACACCATCAAGCAGTGGAAAAAACATCCGCGCGATCTCGATCCCAGCGTCTGCGGTCGCATCCCCATCCGCACCAATCGTGACGACCGCTACCTGCGCGAGTCTTTCCAAGCACTTCCGGCCGACGGCTACACAGCTTTATTTGAAAACATGCTCGCCGCCACGCCCGGTTTGGAACTCAGGCTCGGCACCTCGCTCGATCAGGCCAAGGAGCTATTCCGCTGGAAACACCTGGTCTACACCGGCCCCATCGATGCCTACTTCGACCACTGCCACGGCCCACTTCCCTACCGCTCTCTCAAGTTCCAGCATCAGAGTTTCAACGCCGAGCAACTGCGCGATCGCGAAGCCATCGCTGGAAAGCCGGGCCACTGGCAGCCGGAAATGCAGGTGAACTATCCGTCGACCGAGGTTGATTTCACCCGCATCGTGGAGATCAAACACGCCACCGGCCAGGACACGTCTAACAGCACCATCGTCAAAGAATTCCCCGCAGACTTCGAGGAAACCGGCGAGCCCTACTACCCGGTTCCCACCGACGATTCCAAAGCGCTCTATCAGCAATACAAAACCCTCGCCGAAGCCGAGACAAACACCAGCTTCATCGGTCGCCTGGGCACCTACAAGTATTACAACATGGACCAAGTCGTCGGCATGGCCCTGAAAGAGGCGGAGAAAATTTGCAAAACCTATGCCTGA
- a CDS encoding oligosaccharide flippase family protein has product MSKIRDSSWVILGRVVGLLGPFLVLPLAARTLTKNELGTWALIQVVIGFVSILKDGGLTPYVVRHQNYGIEQRGMARLCGLLLGFVSGVVLIIISIPVTIFLGISEHWKLFLPISLVYAFGGLNSIYSAELRRDTRFRAIFFTTSTPAVFSIAISIGLLLYGAGLWTFPIASVASSLIQLLILTLISRPVSMKWRKNQIKSIMVYTRGLLGFNLINYWARRLDDVLIGKFIGTDGLAIYSNAYRMMMLPINQVVSTLNPLILPYMAKKQNDPADCRNELFSFLKIIGLVAFPLMSLIWLERAIIIHYYLGPGWEEVADLLFWFAPLGMIQCLTTPLGNCYDIAGKNDQRFLYGIANTIVVIFGFIIGLPYGIQGVAVSYFLSNAIMVFPGVHFSIRCLGGNVTEWFKNTVCLWLIPLIGLLVQPITSGFSMWTKIGIDIIIIGVVTVSITWCWFGYWFKARINVNS; this is encoded by the coding sequence TTGAGTAAAATTCGCGATAGTAGTTGGGTAATCTTGGGTAGGGTTGTTGGCCTATTAGGACCTTTTTTAGTCCTGCCATTAGCGGCGAGAACTTTGACCAAGAATGAGCTTGGAACTTGGGCTCTGATTCAAGTGGTTATAGGTTTCGTTTCGATCTTGAAAGATGGAGGACTAACTCCATACGTAGTTCGTCATCAAAATTACGGTATTGAACAACGAGGGATGGCTCGCCTGTGTGGTCTTTTGTTAGGTTTTGTGTCTGGAGTTGTTCTTATTATTATATCGATACCTGTTACTATTTTTCTTGGCATAAGCGAACACTGGAAACTTTTTTTGCCCATTTCTTTAGTTTACGCCTTTGGCGGATTGAATAGTATCTACAGTGCCGAGTTGCGGAGAGATACTCGGTTTAGAGCAATATTTTTTACAACTTCTACACCAGCTGTATTTTCCATTGCTATATCGATTGGTTTACTGCTTTATGGTGCTGGTCTTTGGACTTTTCCTATAGCATCTGTTGCTTCGAGTCTTATACAGTTGTTGATTTTAACGCTTATTTCTCGGCCAGTAAGTATGAAATGGAGAAAAAATCAGATTAAATCAATAATGGTATACACACGAGGTCTCCTTGGATTCAATTTGATTAACTATTGGGCACGACGGTTAGATGATGTTTTGATTGGGAAATTTATAGGAACAGACGGATTGGCGATTTACTCCAACGCCTACCGTATGATGATGCTTCCCATAAATCAAGTCGTCTCGACTTTGAACCCTCTTATACTTCCCTATATGGCAAAAAAGCAGAATGACCCTGCTGATTGTAGAAATGAACTATTTAGTTTTTTGAAAATTATTGGTCTAGTAGCATTTCCACTGATGAGCCTGATCTGGTTAGAACGTGCTATTATCATTCACTATTACCTAGGTCCCGGTTGGGAGGAAGTAGCTGACTTATTGTTTTGGTTTGCCCCGCTCGGTATGATTCAATGCCTCACTACCCCGCTGGGCAATTGCTACGATATTGCTGGGAAAAATGACCAGCGATTTTTATATGGAATAGCTAACACTATAGTGGTTATTTTTGGATTTATTATAGGGTTACCATATGGGATACAAGGTGTTGCTGTCAGCTATTTCCTTTCAAATGCAATTATGGTCTTTCCCGGGGTGCATTTTTCAATACGTTGTTTGGGCGGCAATGTGACAGAATGGTTTAAGAATACAGTGTGTTTGTGGCTAATTCCACTTATTGGATTATTGGTACAACCTATAACATCGGGATTTTCTATGTGGACTAAGATAGGGATTGATATTATCATTATTGGTGTTGTTACTGTATCTATTACTTGGTGCTGGTTTGGTTATTGGTTCAAGGCTAGAATTAATGTAAATAGTTAA
- a CDS encoding WecB/TagA/CpsF family glycosyltransferase, with protein MPTPFQSFRVLGTPVAVVTKESAAAQVIAWADRGDRAYAIEAADVHVVTRARHEPEFGECMSRFDMVCPDGMPVLWSVNRELPEEDRLTERVCGADLMQETMRQTAEKGGQSHFLLGGAETTLEKLVETLPEKVPGVRIAGSYSPPFGEWPADEFERICQKITESGASHVWVGLGCPKQERWISENKQQLPPACYYGVGAAFAFHAGEISRAPRLFQKTGTEWLYRVICEPRRLWKRYFTYNSLFIRYQLFE; from the coding sequence ATGCCGACTCCTTTTCAATCTTTCCGCGTTCTCGGAACACCCGTCGCCGTGGTCACCAAGGAATCGGCTGCAGCGCAGGTGATTGCCTGGGCAGACCGGGGTGATCGAGCCTACGCCATCGAGGCGGCCGACGTCCATGTGGTCACCCGCGCCCGTCACGAGCCTGAGTTTGGAGAATGTATGAGTCGTTTTGACATGGTCTGCCCCGATGGCATGCCGGTGCTCTGGAGCGTCAACCGCGAGCTGCCCGAGGAAGATCGACTCACTGAGCGCGTCTGCGGCGCCGATCTCATGCAAGAAACGATGCGCCAAACCGCCGAGAAAGGTGGGCAGAGCCACTTTTTGTTAGGAGGTGCGGAAACCACTTTGGAAAAACTCGTTGAGACACTGCCTGAGAAGGTGCCGGGGGTGCGCATCGCCGGGAGCTACTCGCCGCCATTTGGCGAATGGCCAGCGGATGAGTTCGAGCGGATCTGCCAGAAGATCACCGAGTCCGGAGCTTCCCACGTCTGGGTGGGGCTCGGATGTCCGAAGCAGGAACGTTGGATTTCTGAAAACAAGCAGCAGCTACCACCGGCGTGCTACTACGGCGTGGGAGCCGCCTTTGCCTTTCACGCGGGTGAAATCTCACGAGCACCCCGACTGTTCCAGAAGACGGGAACCGAATGGCTTTACCGCGTCATCTGCGAGCCCAGACGACTGTGGAAACGCTACTTCACCTACAACAGTCTCTTCATCAGGTATCAACTTTTTGAATAG
- a CDS encoding glycosyltransferase has product MCKIRIYPESKDNPYVENFFQVAYDKGFCVTGNSIFELIFSTDILHIQWPEAWRWEKKPKRLMMAGYFLFLPLLKFLFQIKVINTVHNLKPHSKQSNFAHWLYVRTLKQSEGFVHLTDSGKKEFLIEHPWASNRKHATIPHPDYARQLSSLNRDEARKKLGLSQSETRIAYFGYIKPYKGVDRLIETFLKLKISPESASLWVGGNTSEGMKKTLIDLTCDSSNIQLQLEYVAEDELETQVKAADWVVLPYFSGLNSGAAVYALSCGSRAVVPDTSVMRELDKLTGGGSFKYFRQADFTKVLSSVFTWSGGLSSTELNLDALGHQRIGKLYLDFVNLVTGRNQ; this is encoded by the coding sequence ATGTGCAAGATACGAATTTACCCAGAATCAAAAGATAATCCTTATGTCGAAAACTTTTTTCAGGTAGCTTATGATAAAGGTTTTTGTGTTACGGGTAATTCTATATTTGAACTGATTTTTTCAACGGATATACTCCATATTCAGTGGCCTGAGGCATGGAGATGGGAAAAAAAACCTAAAAGGTTAATGATGGCGGGGTATTTTCTATTCTTGCCGCTTCTTAAATTCTTATTCCAAATCAAAGTAATCAATACTGTTCATAACTTGAAGCCTCATAGTAAACAGTCAAATTTTGCACACTGGTTATACGTGAGAACATTAAAACAGAGTGAAGGTTTTGTTCATCTCACCGACAGTGGGAAAAAAGAGTTTTTAATTGAGCATCCTTGGGCGTCGAATCGAAAACATGCTACGATACCTCATCCAGATTACGCTCGGCAACTAAGCTCGCTAAATAGAGATGAAGCTCGCAAGAAATTAGGCTTAAGCCAGTCTGAAACTAGAATAGCTTATTTTGGATATATAAAACCGTATAAGGGTGTCGATAGATTAATCGAAACATTTCTTAAATTAAAAATAAGTCCAGAAAGTGCATCTTTATGGGTTGGTGGTAACACATCAGAGGGTATGAAAAAAACACTGATAGATTTGACATGTGATTCATCAAATATTCAGTTGCAACTTGAATATGTTGCAGAGGACGAATTGGAAACTCAGGTGAAAGCAGCTGATTGGGTCGTACTCCCCTATTTTTCCGGATTGAATTCTGGGGCCGCCGTTTACGCCTTGTCTTGTGGTTCGCGCGCAGTTGTACCAGATACCTCTGTAATGCGTGAACTTGACAAATTAACGGGTGGAGGAAGTTTTAAATATTTTAGACAAGCTGATTTTACAAAAGTTTTATCTAGTGTATTTACATGGTCAGGGGGTCTATCTTCTACCGAGCTAAATCTGGATGCATTAGGACATCAACGAATTGGTAAGCTCTATCTTGATTTTGTTAATTTGGTTACAGGGAGGAATCAGTAA
- a CDS encoding FkbM family methyltransferase — translation MKFRKIALNMLKVILPKFIISYKHSRDRNKNLLKPITENLPYDPEINVLNHIGINYPMFDIGANTGIYSEMLKNTIGEENLYIFEPLPHLFENLRCKFKNANIYKLALSNECSSQVIRIPCIDGDYYDTRATLNNHIEPNQSGAKKITIDVSTLDQVVASLRLDRIGFMKVDVEGHELELIEGATSTLKKFKPLILIEIESRHHSFPITEIFSTLENLGYSGYYINPASLCLIEISEFDAARDQDISKLESRSFFGYLNNFFFVHFESEDEFVSKVRLFLEEEKRRV, via the coding sequence ATGAAATTCAGAAAAATAGCTTTGAATATGCTAAAGGTAATTTTACCAAAATTTATCATATCGTATAAACACTCAAGAGATAGAAATAAGAACTTATTAAAGCCAATTACGGAAAACCTTCCCTATGATCCAGAAATAAATGTTCTGAATCATATTGGTATTAATTATCCCATGTTCGATATTGGAGCGAATACAGGGATTTACAGCGAGATGTTAAAAAATACTATTGGGGAAGAAAACTTATATATATTTGAGCCTCTTCCGCATTTGTTTGAGAACCTAAGGTGCAAATTTAAAAATGCTAATATATATAAATTGGCATTATCAAATGAATGTTCTAGTCAAGTAATTAGAATACCATGCATAGATGGAGATTATTATGATACACGTGCAACATTAAATAACCATATCGAGCCAAACCAAAGTGGGGCAAAAAAAATAACAATCGATGTATCGACATTGGATCAAGTCGTAGCTTCATTGAGGCTAGACAGGATAGGTTTTATGAAGGTAGACGTCGAAGGGCATGAGCTAGAGCTCATTGAAGGAGCAACTTCGACATTAAAAAAATTTAAGCCACTAATTCTAATTGAGATAGAGAGTCGTCACCATTCATTTCCTATTACTGAAATATTTTCAACTTTAGAGAACTTAGGATATAGTGGATACTATATTAACCCTGCATCATTATGTCTTATAGAAATAAGCGAGTTTGACGCTGCACGTGATCAGGATATTAGCAAACTAGAATCCAGATCGTTTTTTGGTTACTTGAACAACTTTTTCTTTGTGCATTTTGAATCAGAAGACGAATTCGTATCAAAGGTGAGATTGTTTCTTGAAGAAGAAAAGCGGAGGGTGTGA
- a CDS encoding serine O-acetyltransferase has protein sequence MTEYDQQAEQDAFLTWKPELGFRETLRADMQANAGNPKGKVIVFLFRLSSYLRRGPKMLYYLSIPYIIWYRLYVEWSLGVELPPLTRVGAGLTVHHGQGLVVNNRAIIGKNCTLRHGVTIGNKTDTDIYGCPVIGDGVNIGAGAIILGRIKIGDGATIGAASVITKDVAEQATMVGNPGVKL, from the coding sequence ATGACTGAATACGATCAACAGGCCGAGCAGGACGCCTTTCTCACCTGGAAACCCGAATTAGGTTTTCGGGAGACTCTAAGGGCAGACATGCAGGCGAATGCGGGGAACCCCAAGGGAAAGGTGATAGTTTTCCTATTCCGTTTGAGTTCCTACCTGCGCCGGGGGCCTAAGATGCTCTATTACCTCAGCATCCCCTACATCATTTGGTATCGCCTGTATGTGGAGTGGAGTTTGGGGGTGGAACTTCCTCCTCTCACCCGTGTTGGTGCAGGCCTCACGGTTCACCATGGACAAGGTCTGGTGGTGAATAACCGTGCGATCATTGGGAAGAACTGCACCCTCCGCCATGGCGTCACCATTGGCAATAAAACCGACACAGATATCTATGGCTGCCCTGTAATTGGCGATGGCGTCAATATCGGTGCCGGAGCCATCATTTTGGGAAGGATTAAAATTGGCGACGGTGCTACGATTGGCGCTGCCAGTGTGATTACCAAGGATGTCGCAGAGCAAGCTACAATGGTGGGTAACCCAGGGGTAAAATTATAA